The genomic region ACGGTGTTGACATCAGGCACTACCTGCGATGCCGCAACCGCATGAGCGGTGATCTCGTTCTTGACCACGTCGGCGCCGACGATGATGCCGGTCAGGTGCCGGGCGCTGCCGGTAGCCCCCACGCCCCGGACTTCGATGTCCTGGTCCTCCAGCAGGGCAACCAGTTCCTTCAGCCCCTCCTGGACGGCCTTGATCGGCTGGCCCTGGGTGCGGCGGTAAATGGCCGCCAGGACGCTGGCGTGTTCGTCAAGGATGACGAGGTTGGTGCTCACCGAGCCTACGTCGATGCCCAGGTAACCTGTTTTTGCCGGAATATCCAATTTGTCTCCTTTTGCCTTGCTTAAAGCCTGCTCAAACCTGGCCGGCCGTTACTTTTTCAGTTGCCGCGGCTGCTCCCGCCAGTGCCAGCCGGCTCCCTCTTCTTGCCGCCAGCAGGTCCAGGAACGCTTCAACCCGCGTCACCAGGCCGGCGCGGCCGGTCTGTTCGTCGAATGCCAGGGTGAGCACGGGGATGTCGTGGTCCCGCTGCACCTTGGGAATGATGCTCGTGGCGATGTTCTCAGGCATGCAGCCGAAGGGCAGCAGCTGAAGGATGCCGTCGAATCCCCGTTCCGCCATCAGTACGATGCTGCCGATGGTCTCGCGGCCTTCGCCGCCGACGTTATGGTTCAGATAAGGCGCCGCCTTCTCCTCGACGAGTTTTTTGGGGAAGCCGTAAACCTTGTTGTCGCGGTTCGGTGCTATCCAGTCGGTGACCCAGACGCTGCGTTCCAGGTAGACGCCCATATGGCCCAGGATCTCTTCCAGGCCGAAATTACTGAACGGCTCGAGCAGCAGGAAGAACTCGCCGACGATCGCCACCTTGATGACGTCGCGGTCCGGGTCCTGCTCCACAGCGTCGATCAGGGCCAGGGCTTCGCGGCCCGCTTCCTCGATCTCCTCGGGAGTATATGCCAGCGACAGCAGCTCTTCAGCCTGTCTCAGCGCGCGGGTCGTGTCACCGCGATTTACCTCATAAGCCCTTACCTGCAGCGAGCGTTTGTGCACGTAGTCGAAGGCGCGGCCCTTGGCAAAGGATGTCCGGAGTATCCTGTAAAGCTTGCGGATGGTAAGCCCCGGAGAAAGCTGCTTGAAAGTATTATAGAAATCACGTTTGCCGTCGTTGAACGGCTCCAGCATCATGAAGTCGAATTCGTAGCCCAGGTCCCGGAGGATGCGCTCCTCGACGATGCCATAATATCCGAACCTGCAGGGCCCGTGGCCGCCGGCCATGATCAGCGTGTCGGCTCCCATGTCCAGGGCCTCGATGAAATTCCCGACGTTTATCTTCAGCGGCAGGCAGG from Actinomycetota bacterium harbors:
- a CDS encoding CoA protein activase gives rise to the protein MKVSCPHMGHLHYMLEDLFERLGVEYVKPPVSTTKTLTIGAKHSPEFACLPLKINVGNFIEALDMGADTLIMAGGHGPCRFGYYGIVEERILRDLGYEFDFMMLEPFNDGKRDFYNTFKQLSPGLTIRKLYRILRTSFAKGRAFDYVHKRSLQVRAYEVNRGDTTRALRQAEELLSLAYTPEEIEEAGREALALIDAVEQDPDRDVIKVAIVGEFFLLLEPFSNFGLEEILGHMGVYLERSVWVTDWIAPNRDNKVYGFPKKLVEEKAAPYLNHNVGGEGRETIGSIVLMAERGFDGILQLLPFGCMPENIATSIIPKVQRDHDIPVLTLAFDEQTGRAGLVTRVEAFLDLLAARRGSRLALAGAAAATEKVTAGQV